The proteins below are encoded in one region of Pleuronectes platessa chromosome 14, fPlePla1.1, whole genome shotgun sequence:
- the esyt3 gene encoding extended synaptotagmin-3, whose amino-acid sequence MASAGGPTQADGPGSSEKLSPSAVNRILMEVLMYFGRSIFVFYPVYLTGYLGLSVSWVLLCMVMATWWKKNRQRKDARFGTAIEFVDNETHVINKELLGGLQMATWVHFKDVEKVDWVNKVLDQAWPFFGMYMEKLLKENIQPAVRLSNPALRMFSFTKVHFGHKPLRITGIQAYTHEVDQREVVLDMHVSYDGDVDIDTVVKPPVTAGVKGLKLEGMLRVILEPLIGEAPLVGGVTFFFIRRPTLQINWTGMTNLLDSPAFSSLSEETIVDIIASLMVLPNRMCIPLVDQVKVDQMRFPLPRGVVRVHLLEARDLLAKDTYMLGLVKGKSDPYTTLRVGNSHFKSKTIKENLNPTWNEVFEFVVHEAPGQELELEVFDEDTDKDDPLGVYNLDFGEVKKEKAMDQWFPLEGVQTGEVHLKLQWFSLSTDLSLLSESADGGACAMLAVYLDNASNLPKDHSEFTENQKHGKHPKEARLTRRTPDPNSFVEFSIDKEVQKSKVVFASKDPVWEEGFTFFVHNVKTQQLSLKVKEPEKKTPLGVLNLPLTRLLNTADMSLDQRFLLERSGANSQVKLKATLRVLTKENPPPKIIPSPPPKVNQQNAKANQGSGGSASAAASAAASSAPGVSNNKNPAAKASSSNQAADSSMVPNEDYLAHRRGSFVANEALRPPPTPSNMRRYDSHSLLSENSISSSRFDISDGASYPEALRTHQGSFGEIHMTVRYASLRNKLIILVNACRNLFPCSESGTDSYVRLYFLPDQTWRHRKRTNVKRKTVNPVFNDKFEFDVPLQEAQTRKLDVSVKNNRMFHTRKRKDIGMVLIDLSQIDLVKGTTEWYELSLPGLKRPS is encoded by the exons ATGGCATCGGCCGGCGGACCCACGCAGGCGGACGGCCCGGGCAGCTCAGAGAAGCTGAGCCCCTCCGCGGTCAACCGCATCCTCATGGAGGTGCTCATGTACTTCGGCCGGTCCATATTCGTCTTCTACCCGGTGTACCTGACCGGCTACCTGGGCCTCAGCGTCAGCTGGGTGCTGCTGTGCATGGTGATGGCGACCTGGTGGAAGAAGAACCGCCAGCGGAAGGACGCGCGTTTCGGAACCGCCATCGAATTTGTGGACAACGAGACCCACGTGATCAACAAGGAGCTGCTGGGTGGTCTGCAGATGGCAACATGG gtccATTTCAAGGATGTTGAGAAAGTGGACTGGGTTAACAAG GTGTTGGACCAGGCCTGGCCTTTCTTTGGGATGTACATGGAGAAGCTCCTGAAAGAGAACATCCAGCCGGCTGTCAGACTCTCCAACCCCGCGCTCAGAATGTTCTCTTTCACTAAAGTCCACTTCGGACACAAA CCTCTCAGGATCACTGGGATTCAAGCCTACACCCATGAAGTGGATCAGAGGGAGGTGGTTCTGGACATGCACGTAAG CTATGACGGCGATGTGGATATCGACACTGTGGTGAAGCCGCCGGTCACAGCTGGTGTCAAAGGCCTTAAG CTCGAGGGGATGCTGAGGGTCATTCTGGAGCCTCTCATTGGTGAAGCACCACTAGTGGGAGGAGTCACCTTCTTTTTCATCCGCCGCCCG ACCCTACAAATCAACTGGACGGGTATGACCAACCTCCTGGACAGTCCTGCCTTCAG TTCGTTGTCTGAGGAGACCATCGTGGACATCATCGCCTCGCTCATGGTGCTGCCAAATCGCATGTGCATTCCCCTCGTAGACCAGGTCAAAGTGGACCAGATGAGGTTCCCACTACCCCGA GGCGTGGTGAGAGTCCACCTGCTGGAGGCCAGAGACCTGCTGGCGAAGGACACGTACATGTTGGGTTTGGTCAAAGGCAAATCAGACCCCTACACCACGCTCAGAGTCGGCAACAGTCATTTCAAAAGCAAGACCATCAAAGAGAATTTGAACCCAACATGGAACGAAGTGTTTGAG TTTGTTGTCCATGAGGCGCCGgggcaggagctggagctggaggtatTTGATgaggacacagacaaagatgatCCCCTCGGAGT GTACAACCTTGATTTTGGAGaagtgaagaaggagaaggcAATGGATCAG TGGTTTCCTCTGGAGGGCGTCCAGACTGGAGAAGTTCATCTCAAGCTCCAGTGGTTTTCACTTAGCACTGACCTCAGCCTGCTCAGTGAG TCTGCAGATGGCGGTGCCTGTGCGATGCTCGCAGTGTACCTGGACAACGCCTCCAACCTGCCT AAAGACCACAGTGAGTTCACTGAGAATCAGAAACACGGGAAGCACCCGAAGGAAGCTCGG CTCACCAGGAGAACTCCCGATCCCAACTCCTTTGTGGAATTTTCCATTGATAAGGAAGTTCAGAAAAGCAAG GTTGTGTTTGCGTCCAAGGACCCAGTGTGGGAGGAGGGCTTCACCTTCTTTGTGCACAacgtgaaaacacaacagcttTCTTTGAAG GTGAAGGAGCCTGAGAAGAAGACTCCGCTTGGCGTTCTGAACCTGCCCCTGACTCGCCTCCTCAACACCGCAGACATGAGTCTGGACCAGCGCTTCCTACTGGAGCGCTCTGGAGCAAACAGCCAGGTTAAACTGAAGGCCACTCTCAGA GTTCTTACTAAGGAAAATCCTCCACCCAAGATTATCCCCAGTCCTCCCCCAAAAGTCAATCAACAAAATGCAAAGGCCAACCAAGGGAGTGGGGGCTCTGCCTCCGCCGCTGCCTCTGCCGCTGCCTCCTCCGCTCCTGGAGTTTCGAACAACAAAAATCCTGCCGCCAAAGCTTCATCTTCCAACCAAGCAGCTGATTCCTCGATGGTCCCCAACGAAGATTATTTGGCTCACCGCCGCGGCTCCTTCGTGGCCAACGAAGCTCTGCGGCCGCCACCCACCCCGTCGAACATGCGCCGGTACGACTCCCACAGCCTGCTGTCGGAGAACTCCATCTCCTCGTCGCGTTTTGACATCTCGGACGGGGCCTCGTATCCAGA agcgCTTAGGACACATCAGGGTTCATTTGGGGAGATCCACATGACTGTGCGCTATGCCTCCCTGAGGAACAAACTCATCATCCTGGTTAATGCTTGCAG GAACCTGTTCCCCTGCAGTGAGAGCGGCACAGACTCGTATGTGCGCCTGTATTTTCTCCCTGACCAAACCTGGAGACACCGCAAGAGGACAAATGTCAAGAGGAAGACAGTCAATCCCGTCTTCAATGACAA GTTTGAATTCGACGTGCCACTTCAGGAGGCGCAAACGCGGAAGTTGGACGTGTCggtgaaaaacaacagaatgttCCACACACGGAAGAGAAAGGACATCGGCATG GTATTAATAGATCTTTCCCAAATAGACCTGGTCAAAGGCACCACAGAATG GTACGAGCTGTCCCTGCCTGGGCTGAAGAGACCCAGCTGA